GCCGGGTTTGGATGGTCAGAATTATTTAATCAGCATGAATTGCCCGCCCGGGGAGACGGTCCGGGATTCCCTTTCGGCGGTGAATTGAATGCGGTAAATATACGCACCACTGGAGAGATTGTCAGCCTGATAACGGATGGCATGTTTGCCTGCGCTCATGGAGCGGCCGGAAACTGGTATATCGACCAGCCTTCCCTGCTGGTCATAAATCCGGACATCCACCGATCCGGGCTCAAAAAGTTCAAAAGAAAGCGTTGTGGCTGCGTTGAACGGATTCGGAAAATTGGCATTCAGCGTGATCATACCCGGCTTTTCAGCCTCCGCCTCCTGATTGTCCGCTCCGGCCGATGTATCTCTGCTGTCATCAAATGATTTCAGCACAATCTCACGGCCTTCGATTTGTGCGAATTCCATCTCAATTTCCAGATCGTTGTCCCGGAATTCGATGATTTCCGGCTCTGATTTTTCCCTGACGAGGCCATAACCCGTTGCAAACTGGAACGTAATCCCGTAATCATCCAGCAAGTCAAATGTAAAGGGCGTTTTCTGACCAAAAAACTCGACATAAACAGTTACATCTATGGATAAAGACGGACGAAATGTCACCACTTCCAGATCTCCGTAAGGCAGTTCCAGCAGCTCGTCATCTTGCCGCTGGTTGGATACCCTCAGCGTCACATCCATCGAATCAGACACCGCCGGCACTTCATCTTTGATCTCTTCCGGAACCGGTATTGTTACTTCCTGCTCGGTCATGAGCCACCCCTGTCCGATTCCCGCTGACAACCGCATGACATCCAGCCGGGCATCCAGGTCAATATCAAGGCCAAACTCATCAAAAAAACTCAGGTCGACAAGCCCCTCCAGCGTGGTGTACAGAGTATCGCCATGGGCATTGAAGTTATAGGGGAACGGATCGGCTCCTTCTTCGCGCCGGTCGAGATCATAGCGTATGTGGTCCGGTGACTGCTCATCCAGAGATAGCAGACGAATGATTACATCGAGGCCGTCATCCTGAGACTGATCATCAGGATCGGTTATGGTTTGATCAAACCGGCTCTCGGCCGGATATGCCCCAGGCATGTAATCAGCCGCATTCTGGGACAGGGATGCCACCGGAAGTGTCGTCATCAGAAAAATGAGCAACGTTCCGGCAGCGTTTGAGATAGTCATCTTTTTCCGGGGCAGAAACATAATCTCAGGGGTAGTTTTGGTGGATGTTGCAGTGAAGCTTCGTTTGTGAAACCTCATAAATCAACCGTGCCGCAAGTATAAATGGTCTTATTCATTCGTGCAAGCTACTAATAATTCATCAGTAACGCATCCGGCAAAATTCCGGAAGGCGAATAACCGCAGCTGCAGCACGAATTCATCCAAGCTT
The nucleotide sequence above comes from Natronogracilivirga saccharolytica. Encoded proteins:
- a CDS encoding T9SS type A sorting domain-containing protein, which produces MTISNAAGTLLIFLMTTLPVASLSQNAADYMPGAYPAESRFDQTITDPDDQSQDDGLDVIIRLLSLDEQSPDHIRYDLDRREEGADPFPYNFNAHGDTLYTTLEGLVDLSFFDEFGLDIDLDARLDVMRLSAGIGQGWLMTEQEVTIPVPEEIKDEVPAVSDSMDVTLRVSNQRQDDELLELPYGDLEVVTFRPSLSIDVTVYVEFFGQKTPFTFDLLDDYGITFQFATGYGLVREKSEPEIIEFRDNDLEIEMEFAQIEGREIVLKSFDDSRDTSAGADNQEAEAEKPGMITLNANFPNPFNAATTLSFELFEPGSVDVRIYDQQGRLVDIPVSGRSMSAGKHAIRYQADNLSSGAYIYRIQFTAERESRTVSPGGQFMLIK